A segment of the Streptomyces sp. XD-27 genome:
TGTGCCGCTCCTGTTCGGAGAGCCGGATGCCCAGTGACGAGGGCGACGGGGAGCACCTGGACCCGCACGACCACAGCGAGCCGGGCCATCCGGGACCGCTGGGGCACCGCACCGCGGGCTCGGGGTCGCTGTGGGTGCCCGAGCGGGAGTGCGGGATCGCGGCCCCGGCCGGGCTGGTGCGGGGGCTGCTGGACGGCTGGGTCGCGGACAGCCCCGACACCCGTGAGTGGCGGGACCTGGAAGAGGTCTGCTGACGTCCCGGGCATCCGGGCCGCGCCGTACTCTGTAGGGCGACGGTTGACGGTTTGAGGAAGGCGTGCGGCGGACCATGGCACAGCAGGACACGGATCAGCGGGCGGACGACGAGTTCATCGACGACACGGTGGACGCGGAGGAGCGCGAGCTGGCGTATCGCGAGCGCGGCACCGCCCGTCCGATCACGGTCGTCGGCAACCCGGTGCTGCACCAGGAGTGTGCGGACGTCACCGAGTTCGGCGACGAGCTCGCGGCGCTGATCGACGACATGTTCGCCAGCCAGCGGGCGGCGGAGGGCGTGGGTCTGGCCGCCAACCAGATCGGCGTGGGCCTGAAGGTGTTCGTCTACGACTGCCCGGACGACGAGGGCGTGCGCCACGTCGGCGTGGTGTGCAACCCGGTGCTCGAGGAGGTCCCGGCCGAGCGCCGCCTCCTGGACGACTCCAACGAGGGCTGCCTGTCCGTGCCCGGCGCCTACGCCCCGCTGGCCCGCCCCGACTACGCGGTGGTGCGCGGGCAGGACGCCGAGGGCAAGCCGATCGTGGTCCAGGGCACGGGCTACTTCGCGCGGTGCCTGCAGCACGAGACCGACCACCTCTACGGCCGGCTGTACATCGACCGGCTCTCCAAGCGGGAGCGCAAGGACGCGCTGCAGCAGATGGCGGAGCGTACGCCGCGTTACGAGGTCGTCCCGAACGACTGACGCGGCGTGTCCACATCGGACGCCGACGATTCACCCGCAGGGGGCGGAGGGGTTCACCCGTTCCGCCCCCTTACGTATCAGCGAATGTTGACATGATCATGACGTATCCGGAGAGTGGGCGCGGCAGGGTAGTGCACGAAGCGGTCGGGGGCACCTGCTGGGCCGCCGATCGGGGACCGACACGGCGGGCATAGCGACGTGAAACGGGCTTGTTGCTACTGCTAGTGTGCGCGTACTCGCAATGAGTAATCAGACCCCCCGTGCACATGTCAGAAGGGCCAAGGGTTTCCATGCGCAAGCTCCAACAGGCCGCGATCGTCGTCGCGGCGGTCGGCAGTCTGGTCACCGTAGGCGCCGGTACCAGTTACGCCGACGCTCCCCCCGGTGGGTACAACGGCGCCGGTCAGCAGTTCCAGCCGCAGGGTCAGCCGCAGGCCGCGCCGCTCCCGGCGCCCGCTCCGCAGGCCGCGCCGCTTCCGGCGCCCGCCCCGCAGCCGGCACCCGCGCTCGCTCCGCAGGCCGCGCCGCTCCCGGCGCCCGCCCCGCAGCCCGCCGGCCAGCCGGCCGCCCAGCCGCAGCCGGCGCCCGCCCCGCAGGCACCGGCGCCTCAGGCGCCCGCCCCGCAGCCGGCCGCCCAGCCGCAGCCCGACACCCAGGCCGTCCAGGGGCAGGCTTCCCCGACCGAGCTGGGTTACGAGCACCACAGCGGCTACGAGCACCACAGCGGCTACAAGCACAACACCGGCTACTACCAGCAGCAGGGCGGCCACCACCACGACGGTGGTCACGGTCAGCAGGGCGGTCACCACCAGGGCGGCCACCACCAGCAGGGTGGTCACCACCAGCAGCAGGGCGGCCACCACGAGCACAAGGACCAGCGTCCGGTGAACAACTACGTGTTCCACCCGGAGCAGGAGTGCAGCCCGCAGACGGTCGTTCAGACCAACATCCCGATCGGGGTGTTCTC
Coding sequences within it:
- the def gene encoding peptide deformylase, which translates into the protein MAQQDTDQRADDEFIDDTVDAEERELAYRERGTARPITVVGNPVLHQECADVTEFGDELAALIDDMFASQRAAEGVGLAANQIGVGLKVFVYDCPDDEGVRHVGVVCNPVLEEVPAERRLLDDSNEGCLSVPGAYAPLARPDYAVVRGQDAEGKPIVVQGTGYFARCLQHETDHLYGRLYIDRLSKRERKDALQQMAERTPRYEVVPND